A single Streptomyces mirabilis DNA region contains:
- a CDS encoding glycosyltransferase family 2 protein encodes MVSQFKLAQSTPVLWIYTPLLVFTVIYYLISLRVNGFTRDFDIKHHRRLVANWRPEVYPSVDVFLPVCGEPIEVLHNTWTHVRAMADRYPGVCVPFVLDDGASSELEAMAHDFGFRYGTRENRGWFKKAGNLHFGFGQSEGEFCLILDADFTPRADLLEELLPYMAEDPRVGIVQSPQYFRVLDSQNWIERGAGAVQELFYRSVQVSRQGSDGAICVGSCAIYRRAALDTNGGTTLIEHSEDVHTGFDLRGLGWDLRYVPVAVSTGVCPDSAGAFFNQQYRWCSGSMSLLGSKKFWQRKIKLSSRLCYMSGFFYYIHTALFTFAAPVIPIVLLLMMPEKLKVENLLLVVPSIVYTTIIFPMWHKAPYRLEAWAARMMYGWAHVFAIWDILRKNRMGWQPTGSSGAKKNKTRRFWIGMWVWSGGTALIWVGAGAWRMFTMNAPDFALILSSGLFYALVVGRVLVQPRAEAAA; translated from the coding sequence ATCGTGAGCCAGTTCAAGCTGGCGCAGTCCACGCCGGTGCTGTGGATCTACACGCCGCTGCTCGTCTTCACGGTGATCTATTACCTGATCTCGCTGCGGGTGAACGGCTTCACGCGGGACTTCGACATCAAGCACCACCGGCGTCTGGTGGCGAACTGGCGGCCCGAGGTCTATCCCTCTGTCGACGTCTTCCTGCCGGTGTGCGGTGAGCCCATTGAGGTGCTGCACAACACCTGGACGCATGTACGGGCGATGGCCGACCGGTACCCGGGCGTCTGTGTGCCGTTCGTGCTCGACGACGGGGCCAGCTCCGAGCTCGAGGCGATGGCCCATGACTTCGGGTTCCGCTACGGCACCCGGGAGAACCGCGGCTGGTTCAAGAAGGCGGGGAATCTGCACTTTGGCTTCGGGCAGTCGGAGGGGGAGTTCTGCCTCATCCTCGACGCCGACTTCACACCGCGCGCCGACCTGCTCGAAGAGCTGCTGCCGTACATGGCCGAGGACCCGCGCGTCGGGATCGTCCAGTCCCCGCAGTACTTCCGCGTCCTGGACTCGCAGAACTGGATCGAGCGCGGTGCGGGCGCCGTACAGGAGCTGTTCTACCGGTCCGTGCAGGTGTCCCGGCAGGGGAGCGACGGCGCGATCTGCGTCGGCTCCTGTGCCATCTACCGGCGGGCCGCCCTGGACACAAACGGCGGGACAACGCTGATCGAGCACTCCGAGGACGTCCACACGGGCTTCGACCTGCGCGGCCTGGGCTGGGACCTGCGGTACGTGCCGGTCGCCGTTTCCACGGGGGTCTGCCCGGACAGCGCGGGTGCCTTCTTCAACCAGCAGTACCGCTGGTGCTCAGGCTCGATGAGCCTGCTCGGCAGCAAGAAGTTCTGGCAGCGGAAGATCAAGCTGTCCAGCCGCCTCTGCTACATGTCGGGCTTCTTCTACTACATCCACACGGCGCTGTTCACCTTCGCGGCGCCGGTGATCCCGATCGTGCTGCTGTTGATGATGCCGGAGAAGCTCAAGGTCGAGAATCTGCTCCTGGTGGTGCCCAGCATCGTCTACACCACGATCATCTTCCCTATGTGGCACAAGGCCCCCTACCGGCTCGAGGCCTGGGCGGCCCGCATGATGTACGGCTGGGCCCATGTCTTCGCGATCTGGGACATACTCCGCAAGAACCGCATGGGCTGGCAGCCGACCGGCTCCTCCGGCGCCAAGAAGAACAAGACTCGGCGCTTCTGGATCGGCATGTGGGTGTGGAGCGGCGGCACCGCCTTGATCTGGGTGGGTGCCGGGGCATGGCGGATGTTCACGATGAACGCCCCCGACTTCGCCCTGATCCTGTCCTCCGGACTCTTCTACGCCCTCGTCGTGGGCCGCGTTCTGGTCCAGCCCCGAGCGGAGGCGGCCGCCTGA
- the rplQ gene encoding 50S ribosomal protein L17: MPKPTKGARLGGSAAHEKLLLANLAKSLFEHGRITTTEAKARRLRPYAERLVTKAKKGDLHNRRQVLSVITDKSIVHTLFTEIGPRYENRPGGYTRITKIGNRRGDNAPMAVIELVEALTVAQQATGEAEAATKRAAKDAEVKTEAPAKVEDAKVEDAAEAPAEESKDA, encoded by the coding sequence ATGCCGAAGCCCACCAAGGGTGCCCGTCTGGGCGGCAGCGCCGCGCACGAGAAGCTGCTCCTCGCGAACCTCGCGAAGTCGCTCTTCGAGCACGGCCGCATCACCACCACCGAGGCGAAGGCCCGTCGCCTGCGCCCGTACGCGGAGCGTCTGGTCACCAAGGCGAAGAAGGGTGACCTTCACAACCGCCGTCAGGTGCTCTCGGTGATCACGGACAAGAGCATCGTGCACACGCTCTTCACCGAGATCGGCCCGCGCTACGAGAACCGTCCGGGTGGCTACACCCGTATCACCAAGATCGGTAACCGCCGTGGCGACAACGCGCCCATGGCCGTCATCGAGCTGGTGGAGGCCCTGACCGTGGCCCAGCAGGCCACCGGTGAGGCCGAGGCGGCCACCAAGCGTGCCGCCAAGGACGCCGAGGTCAAGACCGAGGCTCCGGCCAAGGTCGAGGACGCCAAGGTCGAGGACGCCGCCGAGGCTCCCGCCGAGGAGTCGAAGGACGCCTGA
- a CDS encoding glycoside hydrolase family 26 protein, translated as MLFTRARSAVLALSALLMLSGCSLLGDDTDTSASSGGAKTDPSASAGSDVPYDVVPLLKPAKKYYGAAVAGAPTSMKNVDAYTKMTGKQPNLIEYYAGWGDGFDASGVRKAWGEGALTLMSWEPFDVSFTDIAAGKSDAYIKKYATAVRKLNLPVVIDFADEMNGHWEKWGTQSVTPQQYVAAWRHIHDTFLDAGASNVIWAWAPNIINPVKTVKLKPYYPGDAYVDWVGLVGYFTLGEDNAFESVFGPTRDQIRTFTKKPMLLLETGAMPGERRRADIRNLFAGVKADDNMIGFIWFNHRKRADWRLEASPLALEEFKRLAANDLFGFDIRKSR; from the coding sequence ATGTTGTTCACCCGCGCACGGTCCGCCGTGCTCGCACTCTCCGCGCTGCTCATGCTCAGCGGCTGCTCGTTGCTCGGCGATGACACAGACACGTCGGCCTCCTCCGGAGGCGCGAAGACGGATCCCTCGGCGAGCGCCGGGTCGGATGTCCCGTACGACGTCGTACCGCTGCTCAAGCCGGCGAAGAAGTACTACGGAGCGGCCGTCGCGGGCGCCCCGACCTCGATGAAGAACGTCGATGCGTACACGAAGATGACCGGCAAGCAGCCGAACCTGATCGAGTACTACGCAGGGTGGGGCGACGGCTTCGACGCCAGCGGGGTCCGCAAGGCCTGGGGCGAGGGCGCCCTGACGCTGATGTCCTGGGAGCCCTTCGACGTCTCGTTCACCGACATCGCGGCCGGTAAGTCGGACGCGTACATCAAGAAGTACGCGACGGCGGTCCGGAAGCTGAACCTGCCTGTCGTGATCGACTTCGCCGACGAGATGAATGGTCACTGGGAGAAGTGGGGCACCCAGAGCGTCACGCCCCAGCAGTACGTGGCCGCCTGGCGGCACATCCACGACACGTTCCTCGACGCGGGTGCCTCGAACGTGATCTGGGCCTGGGCGCCCAACATCATCAACCCGGTCAAGACCGTCAAGCTGAAGCCGTACTACCCGGGCGACGCCTATGTCGACTGGGTCGGCCTCGTCGGCTACTTCACGCTCGGCGAGGACAACGCCTTCGAGAGTGTCTTCGGCCCGACTCGGGACCAGATCCGCACCTTCACCAAGAAGCCCATGCTGCTTCTGGAGACCGGGGCCATGCCCGGCGAGCGGCGTCGCGCCGACATCCGCAACCTCTTCGCGGGTGTGAAGGCCGACGACAACATGATCGGCTTCATCTGGTTCAACCACCGCAAGCGTGCCGACTGGCGGCTGGAGGCGAGCCCGCTGGCCCTCGAGGAGTTCAAGCGCCTCGCCGCGAACGACCTCTTCGGCTTCGACATACGGAAGTCGCGATGA
- a CDS encoding DNA-directed RNA polymerase subunit alpha, with protein sequence MLIAQRPSLTEEVVDEFRSRFVIEPLEPGFGYTLGNSLRRTLLSSIPGAAVTSIRIDGVLHEFTTVPGVKEDVTDLILNIKQLVVSSEHDEPVVMYLRKQGPGLVTAADIAPPAGVEVHNPDLVLATLNGKGKLEMELTVERGRGYVSAVQNKQVGQEIGRIPVDSIYSPVLKVTYKVEATRVEQRTDFDKLIVDVETKQAMRPRDAMASAGKTLVELFGLARELNIDAEGIDMGPSPTDAALAADLALPIEELELTVRSYNCLKREGIHSVGELVARSEADLLDIRNFGAKSIDEVKAKLAGMGLALKDSPPGFDPTAAADAFGADDDADAGFVETEQY encoded by the coding sequence ATGCTGATTGCTCAGCGTCCCTCGTTGACCGAAGAGGTCGTCGACGAATTCCGCTCCCGGTTCGTGATCGAGCCGCTGGAGCCGGGCTTCGGCTACACCCTCGGCAACTCCCTGCGCCGCACGCTCCTCTCCTCGATCCCGGGTGCGGCGGTCACGTCCATCCGCATCGACGGTGTCCTGCACGAGTTCACCACCGTGCCGGGCGTCAAGGAGGACGTCACCGACCTGATCCTCAACATCAAGCAGCTGGTCGTCTCCTCGGAGCACGACGAGCCGGTCGTGATGTACCTGCGCAAGCAGGGCCCGGGTCTGGTCACCGCCGCCGACATCGCGCCCCCGGCCGGTGTCGAGGTGCACAACCCCGACCTCGTCCTCGCCACGCTCAACGGCAAGGGCAAGCTGGAGATGGAGCTGACCGTCGAGCGCGGTCGCGGCTACGTCTCCGCCGTTCAGAACAAGCAGGTCGGTCAGGAGATCGGGCGCATCCCGGTCGACTCGATCTACTCGCCGGTGCTGAAGGTCACGTACAAGGTCGAGGCGACCCGTGTCGAGCAGCGCACCGACTTCGACAAGCTGATCGTCGACGTCGAGACCAAGCAGGCCATGCGTCCCCGTGACGCCATGGCGTCGGCCGGTAAGACCCTGGTCGAGCTGTTCGGTCTGGCCCGCGAGCTCAACATCGACGCCGAGGGCATCGACATGGGCCCGTCCCCCACGGACGCCGCCCTCGCCGCGGACCTCGCGCTGCCGATCGAGGAGCTCGAGCTCACCGTTCGTTCCTACAACTGCCTCAAGCGTGAGGGCATCCACTCCGTGGGTGAGCTCGTCGCCCGCTCCGAGGCCGACCTCCTGGACATCCGCAACTTCGGTGCGAAGTCCATCGACGAGGTCAAGGCGAAGCTGGCCGGCATGGGCCTGGCCCTCAAGGACAGCCCGCCCGGATTCGACCCCACCGCTGCGGCGGACGCGTTTGGCGCGGACGACGACGCGGATGCGGGCTTTGTGGAGACCGAGCAGTACTAA
- the rpsM gene encoding 30S ribosomal protein S13, whose protein sequence is MARVSGVDIPREKRVEVALTYVFGIGRTLSQQTLAETGVNPNTRVRDLSEEELVKIREYVDANIKTEGDLRREIQADIRRKVEIGCYQGLRHRRGLPVHGQRTSTNARTRKGPRRAIAGKKKPGKK, encoded by the coding sequence ATGGCACGCGTTTCCGGTGTTGACATCCCGCGCGAAAAGCGTGTGGAGGTCGCCCTGACCTACGTGTTCGGCATCGGCCGGACCCTTTCCCAGCAGACGCTGGCCGAGACCGGCGTGAACCCGAACACCCGCGTTCGTGACCTCTCCGAAGAAGAGCTGGTCAAGATCCGCGAGTACGTGGACGCCAACATCAAGACCGAGGGTGACCTCCGTCGCGAGATTCAGGCCGACATCCGCCGCAAGGTCGAGATCGGCTGCTACCAGGGTCTGCGCCACCGCCGTGGCCTGCCCGTCCACGGTCAGCGCACCAGCACGAACGCTCGTACCCGCAAGGGCCCGCGTCGCGCCATCGCCGGTAAGAAGAAGCCGGGCAAGAAGTAG
- a CDS encoding polyprenol monophosphomannose synthase codes for MGADTAVTVVMPTYNEAANLPRMAEAVLQLPLDGLHLKIVDDSSPDGTGRIADELAEKYNTKGRRRMSVLHRTEKDGLGRAYAAGMSLALDEGAEYVVQMDADGSHPVEAVPRMLGTALANGVGLVIGSRYVEGGSLDEDWGAHRVLLSRFANRYARTVLGTRIRDITAGFNLWSAQALRDIDLATLDSAGYSFQVELKYKAVRAGHSAVEIPIRFEERTEGVSKMTLKTQLESAVVPIRLRMKNK; via the coding sequence ATGGGGGCGGACACGGCGGTGACCGTGGTCATGCCTACCTACAACGAGGCGGCCAATCTGCCGAGAATGGCCGAAGCCGTACTTCAACTGCCGCTCGACGGCCTTCACTTGAAGATCGTGGACGACTCCAGCCCGGACGGCACCGGCAGGATCGCCGACGAGCTGGCGGAGAAGTACAACACCAAGGGGCGGCGCCGGATGAGCGTGCTGCACCGCACCGAGAAGGACGGACTCGGGCGTGCCTACGCGGCCGGGATGAGCCTCGCGCTCGACGAGGGCGCCGAGTACGTCGTCCAGATGGACGCCGACGGCAGCCACCCCGTCGAGGCCGTGCCCCGGATGCTCGGCACGGCCCTGGCCAACGGGGTGGGCCTGGTCATCGGCAGCCGGTACGTCGAGGGCGGCTCGCTGGACGAGGACTGGGGCGCGCACCGCGTCCTGCTCTCCCGCTTCGCCAACCGGTACGCCCGTACCGTGCTCGGCACCCGGATCCGGGACATCACGGCCGGGTTCAACCTCTGGTCGGCCCAGGCTCTGCGCGACATCGATCTGGCCACGCTGGACAGCGCCGGTTACAGCTTCCAGGTCGAGCTGAAGTACAAGGCCGTACGGGCGGGGCACAGCGCCGTCGAGATCCCGATCCGTTTCGAGGAGCGGACCGAGGGGGTCTCGAAGATGACGCTGAAGACGCAGCTGGAGTCGGCGGTGGTGCCGATCCGGCTGCGTATGAAGAACAAGTGA
- a CDS encoding ArnT family glycosyltransferase gives MNAGQNHYTPQPYDPYGADEEDVTWFNSEGEPATYQQQYQGQYQQEQYAPAIPEQRHDDQPTYALRTVEQQVPVEPAYTIPETPDAGWDDTPSRRRSWVSRGVLLFVLAIQAVLSLRLSNTAFQDEALYLAAGHNIIDHLMNGTPLHSGYASYFSGSPMLYPVAAAVVDGYFGLSGARLLSLLCMLGATSLLYSFTRRMFNERVALVAAALFAVTQPTIVLGWFATYDAPAIFLLALAAWIVVRTNRAPAVVVLLAAPVMVLAVAVKYASALYVPTLIVLAALTSWHHRGWRCLLRATLLTVGTGVLVGVGLMYTNVLAGVKQTTTNRAHGTDAAMDLLEKSGEWGGLMFATACAGAFFYARRGRMNESPRSYGLHGPGWRWRTLLGLLLTGTALLAPAYQIHLQTSVSLYKHLDFGLLFAAPMAGIGVIRLVGKHFRYPQLGILIWVTALCLGVSQSEWRFGLWPDSTPLVKAIEPYMKPKGRYLGATYEVPVYYLRDKTDHSQWTSTYGIGYADKKGAVHHGNEGYRLALKDGYFDLVVLDGIATPELDKYLERQVRESGHYRLVGAIPFKLSSGGSGTYKIWTKTS, from the coding sequence ATGAACGCCGGACAGAACCACTACACGCCGCAGCCCTACGACCCGTACGGCGCGGACGAGGAGGATGTCACGTGGTTCAACTCCGAGGGTGAGCCGGCCACGTACCAGCAGCAGTACCAAGGGCAGTACCAGCAGGAGCAGTACGCCCCGGCCATTCCCGAGCAACGGCACGACGACCAGCCCACATACGCTCTGCGCACCGTCGAGCAGCAGGTGCCCGTCGAACCCGCTTACACGATTCCCGAGACCCCGGACGCCGGGTGGGACGACACCCCCAGCCGGCGGCGCTCCTGGGTGAGCCGCGGGGTGCTGCTGTTCGTCCTGGCGATCCAGGCCGTGCTGTCGCTGCGGCTGTCCAACACCGCCTTCCAGGACGAGGCCCTGTACCTGGCGGCCGGGCACAACATCATCGACCACCTGATGAACGGCACACCGCTGCACAGCGGTTACGCGTCGTACTTCTCGGGGTCGCCGATGCTGTACCCGGTGGCGGCCGCGGTCGTCGACGGATACTTCGGGCTGTCCGGAGCGCGGCTGCTCAGCCTGCTGTGCATGCTGGGCGCCACCAGCCTGCTGTACTCCTTCACCCGACGCATGTTCAACGAGCGCGTCGCGCTGGTGGCCGCCGCCCTGTTCGCGGTCACCCAGCCGACCATCGTGCTGGGCTGGTTCGCCACCTACGATGCGCCCGCGATCTTCCTTCTCGCTCTGGCCGCCTGGATCGTCGTACGCACCAATCGGGCGCCCGCGGTCGTGGTGCTGCTCGCGGCACCCGTGATGGTCCTAGCCGTCGCGGTGAAGTACGCGTCCGCGCTGTACGTGCCCACTCTGATCGTGCTCGCCGCGCTGACGAGCTGGCACCACCGCGGCTGGCGCTGTCTGCTGCGGGCGACCCTGCTGACCGTGGGCACCGGTGTGCTCGTCGGCGTCGGGCTGATGTACACGAACGTTCTGGCGGGCGTGAAGCAGACCACCACCAACCGTGCGCACGGCACCGATGCCGCCATGGATCTCCTGGAGAAGTCGGGGGAGTGGGGCGGGCTGATGTTCGCCACGGCCTGCGCGGGAGCGTTCTTCTACGCGCGCCGGGGCCGGATGAACGAGTCCCCGCGCTCGTACGGGTTGCACGGGCCGGGATGGCGCTGGCGCACGCTGCTCGGGCTGCTGCTGACCGGTACGGCGTTGCTGGCCCCGGCGTACCAGATCCATCTGCAGACCTCCGTCTCGCTCTACAAGCACCTGGACTTCGGTCTGCTCTTCGCCGCACCGATGGCAGGGATCGGCGTGATCCGCCTGGTGGGCAAACACTTCCGCTACCCCCAGCTTGGCATCCTGATCTGGGTCACCGCGTTGTGCCTCGGTGTCTCGCAGTCGGAGTGGCGCTTCGGCCTGTGGCCGGACTCGACGCCGCTCGTCAAGGCGATCGAGCCGTACATGAAGCCCAAGGGCAGGTATCTGGGCGCCACGTACGAGGTTCCCGTCTACTACCTGCGGGACAAGACGGACCACTCGCAGTGGACCTCGACGTACGGCATCGGGTACGCGGACAAGAAGGGCGCCGTCCACCACGGCAACGAGGGTTACCGGCTCGCCCTGAAGGACGGCTACTTCGACCTCGTAGTCCTGGACGGCATCGCCACCCCGGAGCTCGACAAGTACCTCGAACGACAGGTGCGCGAGAGCGGGCACTACCGCCTGGTCGGCGCGATCCCGTTCAAGCTCAGCTCGGGCGGCTCGGGCACGTACAAGATCTGGACGAAGACGTCCTGA
- a CDS encoding UDP-glucose dehydrogenase family protein: protein MRLTVIGTGYLGATHAACMAELGHEVLGVDVDPDKVAALAAGRVPFHEPGLGELVRKHLGSGRLRFTTSYEAAAAFGQVHFVCVGTPQRADCDGADLRYVDAAFAAIAAHAAEDALLVGKSTVPVGTARRLADTHAVEVAWNPEFLREGFAVEDTLRPDRLVFGVGSARAEAILREVYAPVLAAGTPLVTADFPTAELVKTAANAFLATKISFINAMAEVCEAAGGDVSVLAEAIGHDDRIGAKFLRAGVGFGGGCLPKDIRAFAHRADELGVPLGFLREVDAINMRRRDRVVALARELCGGGVLGARIAVLGAAFKPDSDDIRDSPALNVAARLRLDGADVTVYDPEAMDNARKAYPLLGYAVSAEEALGGADLVLHLTEWPQFRELDPGRLAALVARPRILDGRGVLDADRWTAAGWEFRALGRPAPGGEGRRA, encoded by the coding sequence ATGCGGCTCACAGTCATCGGCACCGGCTATCTCGGTGCCACCCACGCCGCCTGTATGGCGGAGCTCGGGCACGAGGTGCTCGGGGTCGATGTCGACCCCGACAAGGTGGCCGCGCTGGCCGCCGGGCGGGTGCCCTTCCATGAACCCGGGCTCGGTGAACTCGTCCGCAAGCACCTCGGCTCGGGACGGCTGCGCTTCACCACCTCCTACGAAGCGGCGGCGGCGTTCGGGCAGGTGCACTTCGTGTGCGTCGGGACCCCGCAGCGGGCCGACTGCGACGGCGCCGACCTGCGGTACGTCGACGCGGCGTTCGCGGCGATCGCCGCGCACGCGGCCGAGGACGCGCTGCTCGTCGGGAAGTCGACCGTGCCGGTGGGAACGGCCCGGCGGCTCGCGGACACCCATGCCGTGGAGGTCGCCTGGAACCCCGAGTTCCTGCGCGAGGGCTTCGCCGTCGAGGACACCCTGCGGCCCGACCGGCTGGTGTTCGGCGTCGGCTCCGCACGTGCCGAGGCGATCCTCCGGGAGGTGTACGCCCCGGTCCTGGCTGCCGGGACGCCGCTGGTCACCGCGGACTTCCCGACCGCCGAGCTGGTCAAGACGGCCGCCAACGCCTTCCTCGCCACCAAGATCTCGTTCATCAACGCGATGGCGGAGGTGTGCGAGGCGGCGGGCGGCGACGTGTCCGTCCTGGCCGAGGCCATCGGCCACGACGACCGGATCGGCGCCAAGTTCCTGCGCGCCGGCGTCGGGTTCGGCGGCGGTTGTCTGCCCAAGGACATCCGCGCCTTCGCGCACCGCGCCGACGAGCTCGGCGTCCCGCTCGGGTTCCTGCGCGAGGTCGACGCCATCAACATGCGTCGCCGCGACAGGGTGGTCGCGCTCGCCCGGGAACTGTGCGGGGGAGGGGTCCTCGGGGCCCGGATCGCTGTCCTGGGCGCCGCGTTCAAGCCGGACTCGGACGACATCCGCGACTCGCCCGCGCTGAACGTGGCCGCCCGGTTGCGGCTCGACGGCGCCGACGTCACGGTCTACGACCCCGAGGCGATGGACAATGCCCGCAAGGCGTATCCGCTGCTCGGGTATGCCGTCTCGGCCGAGGAGGCACTCGGCGGGGCGGACCTCGTGCTGCATCTGACGGAGTGGCCGCAGTTCCGGGAACTGGACCCGGGGCGGCTCGCGGCCCTGGTGGCCCGTCCGCGGATCCTGGACGGCAGAGGAGTGCTCGACGCGGACCGCTGGACCGCGGCGGGCTGGGAATTCCGGGCGCTGGGACGTCCCGCGCCCGGCGGGGAGGGGAGAAGGGCTTGA
- the rpsK gene encoding 30S ribosomal protein S11, whose translation MPPKGRQGAAKKVRRKEKKNVAHGHAHIKSTFNNTIVSITDPSGNVISWASAGHVGFKGSRKSTPFAAQMAAESAARRAQEHGMRKVDVFVKGPGSGRETAIRSLQATGLEVGSIQDVTPTPHNGCRPPKRRRV comes from the coding sequence ATGCCCCCCAAGGGTCGTCAGGGCGCTGCCAAGAAGGTGCGCCGCAAGGAAAAGAAGAACGTCGCTCACGGGCACGCTCACATCAAGAGCACGTTCAACAACACGATCGTCTCGATCACGGACCCCTCGGGCAACGTGATCTCCTGGGCCTCCGCCGGCCACGTCGGCTTCAAGGGCTCGCGCAAGTCCACCCCCTTCGCCGCGCAGATGGCCGCCGAGTCGGCCGCCCGTCGCGCGCAGGAGCACGGCATGCGCAAGGTTGACGTCTTCGTGAAGGGCCCGGGCTCCGGTCGCGAGACCGCGATCCGCTCCCTCCAGGCCACTGGCCTCGAGGTCGGCTCCATCCAGGACGTCACCCCCACCCCGCACAACGGCTGCCGTCCGCCCAAGCGCCGCCGCGTCTGA
- the truA gene encoding tRNA pseudouridine(38-40) synthase TruA has product MSDEVQPGFVRVRLDLSYDGTEFSGWAKQASGRRTVQGEIEDALRTVTRSKDTTYELTVAGRTDAGVHARGQVAHVDLPVELWAEHEEKLLKRLAGRLPKDVRVWSLREAPSGFNARFSAIWRRYAYRVTDNPGGVDPLLRGHVLWHDWPLDVDAMNEAAERLVGEHDFAAYCKKREGATTIRTLQKLSLVRGDDGVITATVRADAFCHNMVRSLIGALLFVGDGHRGPDWPGKVLAAGVRDSAVHVVRPHGLTLEEVGYPADELLAARNKEARNRRTLPGAGCC; this is encoded by the coding sequence GTGAGTGACGAAGTACAGCCCGGGTTCGTACGGGTGCGTTTGGATCTGTCGTACGACGGGACCGAGTTCTCCGGGTGGGCCAAGCAGGCCTCGGGGCGTCGGACCGTGCAGGGGGAGATCGAGGACGCCCTCAGGACCGTCACGCGGTCCAAGGACACCACGTACGAGCTGACCGTCGCCGGGCGCACCGACGCCGGTGTGCACGCGCGCGGGCAGGTGGCGCACGTCGATCTTCCCGTCGAGCTGTGGGCCGAGCACGAGGAGAAGCTGCTCAAGCGGTTGGCCGGACGGCTGCCCAAGGACGTGCGGGTGTGGTCCCTGCGGGAGGCCCCCAGCGGGTTCAACGCCCGCTTCTCCGCTATCTGGCGGCGCTACGCCTACCGCGTCACCGACAACCCCGGGGGAGTGGATCCCCTGCTGCGGGGTCACGTCCTGTGGCACGACTGGCCGTTGGACGTCGACGCCATGAACGAGGCGGCCGAGCGGCTCGTGGGCGAGCACGACTTCGCCGCCTACTGCAAGAAGCGCGAGGGCGCCACGACCATTCGTACGCTCCAGAAGCTGAGTCTGGTGCGCGGGGACGACGGGGTCATCACCGCCACTGTCCGCGCCGACGCCTTCTGCCACAACATGGTGCGCTCGCTCATCGGTGCGCTGCTGTTCGTGGGGGACGGGCACCGGGGCCCCGACTGGCCCGGGAAGGTGCTCGCGGCCGGCGTACGGGACTCGGCCGTCCATGTCGTACGGCCGCACGGGCTGACGCTTGAGGAGGTCGGCTACCCCGCGGACGAACTGCTCGCCGCGCGCAACAAGGAGGCGCGGAACCGGCGGACGCTGCCGGGGGCCGGCTGCTGCTGA